The Apodemus sylvaticus chromosome 22, mApoSyl1.1, whole genome shotgun sequence genome includes a region encoding these proteins:
- the Polr1d gene encoding protein POLR1D, with product MEDDQELERKAIEELLKEAKRGKTRAETMGPMGWMKCPLAGTNKRFLINTIKNTLPSHKEQDHEQKEGGKEPGNSQDQKETSGKKHRSHAYKRSLHSARGSVGCSPPRKRASRDKCDPRPSRR from the exons GAAAGCCATCGAGGAATTGCTAAAGGAGGCAAAGCGTGGGAAAACCAGAGCAGAGACGATGGGGCCCATGGGCTG GATGAAGTGTCCTCTTGCTGGTACAAATAAAAGATTCCTAATTAACACAATTAAGAACACATTGCCCTCCCATAAAGAGCAAGACCATGAACAAAAAGAGGGCGGTAAGGAGCCTGGGAACAGCCAAGACCAGAAGGAGACAAGTGGGAAGAAGCACAGAAGCCACGCCTACAAGCGCAGCCTCCACTCGGCCCGCGGCTCGGTGGGCTGCTCTCCCCCAAGGAAGCGGGCCTCCCGGGACAAGTGCGACCCGCGGCCGAGCAGGCGATGA